A stretch of the Paramormyrops kingsleyae isolate MSU_618 chromosome 16, PKINGS_0.4, whole genome shotgun sequence genome encodes the following:
- the LOC111859324 gene encoding G-protein coupled bile acid receptor 1-like → MARNDSLLAEERLIFYITIPLSSAIVLANLFIFLGIAYNRQLHSTPNYFFLSLLVADLCTGVALPLIPWMGINRDLDFSSCLLVHIFPNFLFLSFLFNLVMVHYERYVCIVSPLHYSRFWVHRSFPAALLVAWAPPLLFASLPAFGWNNRGAGCGHNSTAVGVCSAKGVEGCSYRRVFPNSFIYLEVYGVLLPAILSIVGMTCRVLWIAREQLRGICKLHRAVERAGSSGEEHRLNLRYARCVALISLTFLACWVPYIAYLHVSVGIIQHGGVQGRATTHIVLSCTGIGSTAIFPVILGLANRQYTDSARRAIRDLWDRCRATSNIEEIEL, encoded by the coding sequence ATGGCGCGCAATGACTCCTTGCTGGCGGAGGAGCGACTCATCTTCTATATCACCATCCCCCTGTCGAGCGCCATCGTCCTGGCCAACCTCTTCATCTTTCTGGGCATCGCCTACAACCGCCAGCTTCACAGCACCCCTAATTATTTCTTCCTCAGCCTGCTGGTGGCCGACCTGTGCACAGGTGTGGCGCTGCCCCTCATCCCCTGGATGGGCATCAACCGCGACCTGGATTTCAGCTCCTGCCTGCTGGTGCACATCTTCCCcaacttcctcttcctgtcctTCCTGTTCAACCTGGTGATGGTGCACTACGAGCGCTACGTCTGCATCGTCAGCCCGCTGCACTACAGCCGCTTCTGGGTGCACCGCTCGTTCCCGGCGGCGCTGCTGGTGGCCTGGGCTCCGCCGCTGCTCTTCGCCTCGCTGCCTGCCTTTGGCTGGAACAACAGGGGGGCTGGCTGTGGCCACAACAGCACGGCGGTGGGGGTTTGCTCGGCCAAGGGCGTGGAGGGCTGCTCATACCGGCGTGTGTTCCCCAACTCCTTCATCTACCTGGAAGTGTATGGGGTGCTGCTGCCCGCCATATTGTCCATCGTCGGAATGACGTGCCGGGTTCTGTGGATCGCGAGAGAGCAGCTACGCGGGATCTGCAAGTTGCACCGAGCGGTGGAGAGGGCAGGGTCGTCGGGCGAGGAGCACCGGCTTAACCTGCGGTACGCACGATGCGTGGCACTCATCTCGCTCACCTTCCTGGCTTGCTGGGTGCCTTACATTGCCTACCTGCATGTGTCTGTGGGCATCATACAGCACGGGGGGGTCCAGGGACGTGCCACCACGCACATCGTCCTGTCTTGCACCGGCATCGGCAGCACTGCCATCTTCCCCGTCATCCTCGGACTCGCCAACCGACAGTACACTGACTCTGCCCGCAGGGCCATCCGTGATCTCTGGGACCGCTGCCGGGCGACAAGCAACATTGAAGAAATTGAGTTGTGA
- the arpc2 gene encoding actin-related protein 2/3 complex subunit 2 yields the protein MILLEINNRIIEETLSLKFDSASNGNKPEAVEVTFADFDGVLYHISNPNGDKTKVMVSISLKFYKELQEHGADELLKRVYGNYLVSPESGYNVSLLYDLDTLPANKEETIHQAGMLKRNCFASVFEKYFKFQEEGREGEKRAVVHYRDDESMYLEAKKDRVTVVFSTVFKDDDDVIIGKVFMQEFKEGRRASHTAPQVLFSHREPPLELKDTDAAVGDNIGYITFVLFPRHTSANGRDNTINLIHTFRDYLHYHIKCSKAYIHTRMRAKTSDFLKVLNRARPDAEKKEMKTISGKTFSR from the exons ATGATCTTGCTGGAAATCAACAACCGGATTATAGAAGAGACGTTGTCTCTGAAATTTGATAGCGCGTCCAATGG aAACAAGCCTGAAGCAGTGGAGGTGACATTTGCAG ATTTCGATGGTGTGCTTTACCACATCTCCAACCCCAATGGTGACAAGACCAAGGTGATGGTCAGCATCTCCCTGAAGTTCTACAAGGAACTACAGGAACATGGTGCTGACGAG CTTTTAAAGCGGGTGTATGGAAACTACTTGGTGTCTCCAGAGTCAG GCTACAACGTGTCCCTGCTCTATGACCTCGACACCCTGCCGGCCAATAAGGAAGAAACCATCCACCAGGCAGGCATGCTGAAGAGGAACTGCTTCGCTTCCGTGTTTGAGAAGTACTTCAAGTTCCAGGAGGAGGGTCGCGAGGGCGAGAAGCGGGCTGTCGTTCACTACCGGGATGACGAGTCCAT GTATCTTGAGGCGAAAAAGGACAGAGTGACAGTGGTGTTCAGCACGGTGTTTAAGGACGACGACGATGTCATTATCGGGAAGGTGTTCATGCAG GAGTTCAAGGAGGGTCGCCGTGCCAGCCACACGGCCCCCCAGGTGCTGTTCAGCCACAGAGAGCCCCCTCTTGAGCTGAAGGACACAGATGCTGCCGTGGGTGACAATATTGGCTACATCACCTTCG TGCTGTTCCCTCGCCATACCAGCGCCAACGGGCGAGACAACACCATCAACCTCATTCACACCTTCCGCGACTACCTGCATTACCACATAAAATGCTCTAAG GCCTACATCCACACACGCATGAGAGCCAAGACCTCCGACTTCCTCAAAGTGCTGAACCGGGCCCGCCCTGATGCCGAGAAAAAGGAAATGAAGACCATCTC GGGAAAGACCTTCTCTCGCTAA